A window of the Thermostichus vulcanus str. 'Rupite' genome harbors these coding sequences:
- a CDS encoding NYN domain-containing protein, with protein sequence MPSSSTTLLLVDGYNVIGAWPPLNKLARRSLMELARLRLVESLANYVAFRGYQATVVYDSYAQPTPAHQERSPSGIDILYTPYGETADTCIERLCAQLQWDECRVRVATSDRVQQLVIGGYDAEWVSAEQLWEEVQQAQQQIRRIKPKRSPSKRGIDSYLDAETLARLNRWRLSGQAPTD encoded by the coding sequence ATGCCCTCTTCCTCCACCACCCTGCTGCTGGTTGATGGCTACAACGTTATTGGAGCTTGGCCGCCCCTGAACAAGTTGGCTCGCCGATCTCTGATGGAATTGGCACGTCTGCGTTTGGTGGAGTCTTTGGCTAACTATGTGGCGTTTCGGGGTTACCAAGCAACCGTGGTGTACGATTCTTACGCCCAACCCACCCCCGCCCACCAGGAGCGCTCGCCCTCCGGCATCGACATTCTCTATACCCCCTATGGAGAAACCGCCGATACTTGCATTGAACGGCTGTGTGCCCAACTGCAATGGGATGAATGTCGGGTACGGGTGGCCACTTCGGATCGGGTGCAACAGCTGGTGATCGGCGGCTATGACGCGGAATGGGTTTCGGCAGAGCAACTGTGGGAAGAAGTCCAACAGGCTCAGCAGCAGATCCGTCGCATTAAGCCCAAACGCTCACCCAGCAAACGGGGCATTGATTCTTACTTAGATGCAGAAACTCTAGCCCGACTGAATCGCTGGCGACTCTCGGGTCAGGCTCCCACCGATTGA